From Denitrovibrio acetiphilus DSM 12809, the proteins below share one genomic window:
- a CDS encoding molybdopterin-dependent oxidoreductase gives MKSIQLSRRSVLKAASIAGVASVVGINLSSAKAAELSSTNKMKNLMQDGWRYGHCRMCMRGTCPNMIRVENGVAVQVMGNFNTPTSKGALCAKGNSIIQHNYNPYRVKAPMKRTNPKKGLNEDPGWVEISWEEALNTTASVLKKSRDRDPRRFIFQIGFGDFDFFGTFLFYFSDAYGTPNNIKSNGTLCVLHYASDLCQGVFPGVKPDATHCKYILALGMNLGMGIASSDGGVRGLLDRMYEDKDIKIVMVDPHCGPDASKNEWVPIRPGGETAFLLGVVNSILYDVKRYDVDFLQWRTNAPYLIGPDGYYARGKDGKPQIYDASDGKVKSFDDKTLKEPSIEKANVMVNGVKADASFVLIKRHYKQYTPEWASEKSGIPASKIREIARDFIDNASIGESIEMVNGKGEKVVLPKRTSVCEGKRGLKNLRDGVSGDLLTKTLNMLVGSMDVPGGMLGTQRGPFLSPDEDGVVAAKGEARLKKPSYPPQHVNLKEYFPHKHTLPTLAYKVALDPHKYGLEYEIDALLTVGSNPIASTTEPYVVAESVSKIPFSATVAYHYDEMAHMADILLPSHAMLEKESVNSYEGAFDVYTKETISTRVMMYRDPIPSIYNTMQPQNIIIELCDRMGMINDFNDAINNTGVILGEVTFAKLDPKDYLKHGKKYTISEIWDKGAKAYFGKGLDTMKKDGLIINVMAPADAYNSSWFKKGETRHPIYFNKTKESGDILREFFTEYKDKVYIPDFDMENQLQYYEPMVTWRPKKISEAKKGSKYDLLSINWKLPISPMRVAGDDQMPYLNEVGEKFDPSYGKICLNSITAKEKGIKEGDTIWVESENGKVKGDVHITEMIFPGVVGFGGALGRLVKTLGKKAASFPMYNKLTNAKISDCDPISVGVSNTVPVRIYKA, from the coding sequence ATGAAAAGTATTCAATTAAGCAGAAGGTCTGTTTTGAAAGCAGCCAGTATAGCTGGCGTTGCTTCTGTTGTGGGGATAAACCTCAGCAGCGCTAAAGCGGCTGAGCTCTCATCAACAAACAAAATGAAAAACCTTATGCAGGACGGATGGCGTTACGGTCACTGCCGTATGTGCATGCGTGGAACCTGCCCAAACATGATTCGTGTTGAAAACGGCGTTGCAGTTCAGGTTATGGGGAACTTCAACACTCCGACTAGTAAAGGTGCTCTTTGTGCTAAAGGTAACTCAATCATTCAGCACAATTACAATCCATACAGAGTTAAAGCTCCTATGAAACGAACTAATCCCAAAAAAGGACTTAATGAAGATCCGGGTTGGGTAGAAATATCATGGGAAGAAGCTCTGAATACAACAGCTTCAGTTCTGAAAAAAAGTCGTGACAGAGACCCCAGAAGGTTCATCTTTCAGATAGGTTTTGGTGATTTCGACTTTTTCGGAACATTTCTTTTCTATTTTTCAGATGCCTATGGTACTCCGAATAATATTAAAAGCAACGGAACACTCTGTGTTCTGCACTATGCATCTGATCTTTGTCAGGGTGTTTTCCCTGGTGTAAAACCCGATGCTACACACTGTAAGTACATACTTGCTCTCGGCATGAACCTTGGTATGGGGATAGCCTCATCCGATGGTGGAGTACGTGGGCTTCTTGACAGAATGTATGAAGACAAAGACATCAAAATCGTTATGGTTGACCCTCACTGCGGCCCTGACGCTTCCAAAAACGAATGGGTTCCGATCCGTCCGGGGGGGGAGACAGCTTTTCTTCTAGGTGTTGTTAATAGTATTCTTTATGATGTTAAAAGATATGATGTCGACTTCCTGCAATGGAGAACAAACGCTCCTTACCTCATCGGTCCTGACGGATACTATGCCAGAGGTAAAGACGGAAAGCCTCAGATCTATGATGCGTCTGACGGAAAAGTTAAATCATTTGATGATAAGACTCTTAAGGAACCATCCATTGAGAAAGCAAATGTTATGGTTAACGGTGTTAAAGCGGATGCCTCTTTTGTCCTTATCAAGAGACACTACAAACAATACACTCCTGAGTGGGCTTCTGAGAAATCAGGGATACCTGCATCAAAAATAAGAGAAATCGCCAGAGATTTCATCGATAACGCAAGCATCGGTGAATCTATTGAAATGGTCAACGGTAAAGGCGAAAAAGTTGTTCTGCCGAAACGCACATCTGTATGCGAAGGTAAGAGAGGACTTAAAAACCTCCGTGACGGTGTTTCCGGTGACCTTCTCACTAAAACATTGAATATGCTTGTGGGGTCTATGGACGTGCCGGGCGGTATGCTTGGAACACAGCGAGGACCGTTTCTAAGTCCTGACGAGGATGGCGTTGTGGCAGCGAAAGGTGAGGCGAGGCTTAAGAAACCTAGTTACCCTCCTCAGCATGTTAACCTTAAAGAATATTTCCCTCATAAGCACACACTGCCTACTCTGGCATATAAAGTTGCTCTTGATCCGCATAAATACGGTCTTGAGTACGAGATTGATGCCCTTCTTACAGTGGGAAGTAATCCTATTGCGAGCACGACAGAACCATATGTTGTTGCAGAATCAGTATCTAAAATTCCATTTTCTGCAACAGTAGCATATCACTATGATGAAATGGCTCATATGGCAGACATACTTCTGCCAAGCCACGCCATGCTTGAAAAAGAGTCTGTGAACTCATACGAAGGGGCTTTTGACGTTTACACAAAAGAGACAATTTCCACAAGAGTTATGATGTACAGGGATCCTATCCCTTCCATATATAACACAATGCAGCCGCAGAATATTATCATCGAGCTCTGTGACCGTATGGGTATGATTAATGACTTCAACGACGCCATCAACAACACAGGCGTGATCCTTGGTGAGGTTACATTTGCCAAACTTGATCCGAAAGATTATCTGAAACACGGTAAGAAATATACCATCAGTGAAATATGGGATAAAGGCGCAAAAGCATACTTTGGTAAAGGGCTGGACACAATGAAGAAAGATGGTCTTATCATTAATGTTATGGCTCCTGCTGACGCTTATAACTCTTCATGGTTTAAAAAAGGTGAAACACGTCACCCAATTTACTTTAATAAAACTAAAGAAAGCGGTGATATTCTTCGTGAATTCTTTACAGAATATAAAGATAAAGTTTATATCCCTGACTTTGATATGGAAAATCAGCTTCAATACTATGAACCAATGGTTACATGGAGACCGAAAAAAATCTCTGAAGCTAAAAAAGGCTCTAAATATGACTTGCTTTCGATTAACTGGAAACTACCTATCTCCCCTATGAGAGTTGCTGGTGACGACCAGATGCCTTATCTCAATGAAGTTGGTGAAAAGTTTGACCCATCATACGGCAAAATATGCCTGAACTCTATCACAGCGAAAGAAAAAGGCATAAAAGAAGGGGATACTATCTGGGTTGAGTCTGAAAACGGCAAAGTTAAAGGTGATGTCCACATAACAGAGATGATCTTTCCCGGAGTTGTTGGTTTCGGTGGAGCTCTTGGGCGTCTGGTTAAAACACTTGGCAAGAAAGCCGCCAGCTTCCCGATGTATAACAAACTTACAAATGCGAAAATCTCAGACTGTGACCCTATATCAGTAGGCGTGTCAAACACTGTGCCTGTTCGCATTTATAAAGCCTAG
- a CDS encoding MarR family winged helix-turn-helix transcriptional regulator: MDNKIGTAKSTASVLSAELRILIGKFCRKFKKESHMGDFSWSQISVLLRLEREGPGTVTALAKAEGVRPQSLGATISSLEAEGLITSSPDPEDGRQTILDITDQCRENIRSGRAAKEDWLYRAVNTALTDKEQEKLLESLDILKRVVNVK, translated from the coding sequence ATGGATAATAAAATCGGCACAGCGAAAAGCACTGCTTCCGTGCTCTCAGCAGAACTTAGAATTCTTATAGGTAAGTTCTGCCGAAAGTTTAAAAAGGAATCTCATATGGGGGACTTCTCATGGTCACAGATATCAGTGCTGCTGCGTCTTGAGAGAGAAGGTCCAGGGACAGTAACGGCTTTGGCAAAGGCAGAAGGGGTGCGCCCTCAGTCTTTGGGAGCGACTATATCATCTCTTGAGGCAGAGGGACTTATAACATCTTCACCTGACCCGGAGGACGGCAGACAGACTATCCTTGATATAACAGACCAGTGCAGGGAGAATATAAGAAGCGGACGTGCAGCAAAAGAGGATTGGCTTTATAGAGCTGTTAATACCGCTCTGACAGATAAAGAGCAGGAGAAGCTGCTTGAGAGCCTTGATATACTAAAGCGGGTTGTGAATGTTAAATGA
- a CDS encoding PLP-dependent aminotransferase family protein → MLLTWKYDEKLNSPMYMQLADYIRMKIRTGDLKDGTKLPGRNSLMTIFGVSKTTLLSAFDQLQREGLLQAYPKSGFFVTYNNEESKIDWKKYIEKAKHRTTIDEYRYWGESDGLVNFSLSSDFEMGHYLKDAMINASERVINIDAASEISKYGLNSLRESVREHVKHFGIKTDIENILITSETIQRLYFVYETLLNSCSNFLYEDTNIINTISNVHSLGMNMIPIKMDKNGMSSAELEKKLIKSKFCPIIHIDPTDQAPTGVVMSKKRRQEIINIIQKYRVPLVEVDHSANIWHDKPTLAPLKSMDKNGNIIYLGSMLKIHPFDFQLSWIIADRYFIEHLSNVFIQNGVKPNFMMQLITDEMIKNGKMYEMMGDIKKFVNNRREKTLRLCDKYFKSKGYWIEKNCSFHFWIDFPEVNIKNIVARNKLEKTIYPGYFFNPQDTSHILICPSCIKEDALERSFAHISKLVDEAR, encoded by the coding sequence ATGCTACTGACATGGAAATATGATGAGAAGCTGAATTCACCTATGTACATGCAGCTCGCTGACTACATCCGAATGAAGATAAGAACAGGAGACCTGAAAGACGGTACCAAACTGCCCGGCAGAAACTCGCTAATGACAATTTTCGGTGTGAGTAAAACCACACTGCTGTCTGCTTTTGATCAGCTTCAGCGTGAAGGTCTGCTTCAGGCATACCCGAAATCAGGCTTTTTTGTCACATATAACAACGAAGAAAGTAAAATCGACTGGAAGAAATATATAGAAAAAGCAAAACACAGGACAACTATTGACGAATACAGATACTGGGGGGAGTCTGACGGATTGGTAAATTTCAGCCTCAGCAGTGACTTTGAAATGGGACATTACTTAAAAGATGCTATGATAAACGCCTCTGAAAGGGTCATCAACATTGACGCTGCATCAGAAATTTCCAAATACGGGCTTAATTCTCTCAGAGAGTCCGTCAGGGAACATGTAAAACATTTCGGCATAAAAACTGATATCGAAAACATATTGATCACATCAGAAACAATACAAAGACTCTATTTCGTTTATGAAACTCTGCTGAACTCATGCTCTAATTTTCTGTATGAAGATACGAATATTATTAATACCATATCAAATGTTCACTCACTGGGCATGAACATGATTCCTATCAAAATGGACAAAAACGGCATGTCATCCGCTGAGCTTGAGAAGAAACTTATCAAATCAAAATTCTGCCCTATAATACACATCGATCCCACAGACCAGGCTCCCACAGGGGTTGTTATGAGCAAGAAACGCAGGCAGGAGATTATCAATATTATACAAAAATACAGAGTGCCTCTGGTGGAAGTTGATCACTCTGCAAACATATGGCACGACAAACCCACCCTTGCCCCTTTAAAATCAATGGATAAGAACGGAAATATTATCTATCTGGGCAGTATGCTGAAAATACACCCTTTTGACTTCCAGCTTTCATGGATTATAGCAGACAGGTATTTCATAGAACATCTGAGTAATGTTTTTATTCAAAACGGTGTAAAACCCAACTTTATGATGCAGCTTATCACAGACGAAATGATCAAAAATGGTAAGATGTATGAAATGATGGGCGATATAAAAAAATTTGTAAATAACAGGAGGGAGAAAACTCTCCGGCTATGTGATAAATATTTCAAATCAAAGGGATACTGGATAGAAAAGAACTGCTCATTTCACTTTTGGATAGATTTCCCTGAAGTGAACATAAAAAATATAGTTGCCAGAAACAAACTGGAAAAAACAATCTATCCCGGCTATTTTTTCAACCCACAGGATACAAGCCACATTCTGATATGCCCTTCATGCATTAAAGAAGATGCACTGGAAAGGAGTTTCGCACACATCAGCAAACTTGTTGATGAAGCAAGGTAA
- a CDS encoding IS4 family transposase, with amino-acid sequence MLENKSWQSEIQAALWKEFEIFRVMKALQLRTIAYRCGISKNQGVEPFSILVALVFLTFLGKSVHHFVSHCRNSLFDLGGKDVFYRLSTRTSINWRRFMMDISLNVIRYFKSFSSWQQRVLVIDDTVIQKAGKKIEEVSWVFDHSKGKSVKGFSAVVLGWSDRASFVPVDFALQRSSRKVFKQSTEIEMDKRMLAWHRRQEAVKDKPTLVKEMLKRAKQKGLDAGAVLFDSWYCMPRLVSSIYNEIGYDVIAMLKTTPTLTVAVNGKVYSTKRLWECVVPDLIKATVTIGKDRVSVSSINAFFGSTLVKLVFCQPSEKSKSKKPIILLSTDTSLTSAKIIETYGQRWAVEVLFKDAKSKLFFGKNQSRTFEATICFLTLSLVRFIILSYMERINGDFRHKGSLYEGLRYEVEELNILAFMEKFINRLLSIIDGAKETFTVFMNKLAGIQEMVRLSIQNLMFQRCET; translated from the coding sequence ATGCTTGAGAATAAATCATGGCAGTCTGAAATACAAGCGGCATTGTGGAAAGAATTTGAGATATTCCGAGTAATGAAGGCTTTGCAACTGCGTACAATTGCCTATAGGTGCGGTATTTCAAAGAATCAGGGCGTCGAGCCGTTTTCGATTCTTGTGGCTTTAGTTTTTCTGACTTTTCTCGGTAAGAGCGTTCACCATTTTGTTTCCCATTGCCGGAACAGTCTATTTGATTTAGGCGGTAAAGATGTTTTTTATCGTTTAAGTACACGTACAAGTATCAATTGGCGGCGTTTTATGATGGATATATCGCTTAATGTGATCAGATATTTCAAATCATTCAGCAGCTGGCAGCAGCGTGTTCTTGTAATTGATGACACAGTAATTCAGAAAGCCGGCAAAAAGATAGAAGAAGTATCATGGGTGTTTGACCATAGCAAAGGTAAAAGCGTGAAAGGCTTCAGTGCTGTTGTGCTTGGCTGGAGTGATCGTGCGTCATTTGTCCCTGTAGATTTTGCTTTGCAGCGAAGCAGCAGAAAAGTATTCAAACAATCGACAGAAATTGAAATGGATAAGCGGATGCTGGCGTGGCATCGTCGACAGGAAGCAGTAAAAGACAAACCAACACTGGTAAAGGAAATGCTTAAACGGGCGAAACAGAAGGGTCTGGATGCTGGGGCTGTTCTGTTTGACAGCTGGTACTGTATGCCGAGGCTGGTGTCGTCAATTTATAATGAGATAGGCTATGACGTGATTGCCATGCTTAAAACTACACCGACATTGACTGTTGCTGTAAATGGCAAGGTATACTCAACCAAACGCTTATGGGAATGTGTTGTTCCAGATTTGATTAAGGCAACAGTAACAATTGGCAAAGATCGGGTGTCTGTATCTTCCATCAATGCTTTTTTCGGTTCAACTCTGGTTAAGCTGGTCTTCTGTCAGCCATCTGAGAAAAGTAAATCAAAGAAGCCTATTATTCTACTGTCTACGGATACATCTTTGACATCGGCAAAAATAATTGAAACCTATGGTCAGCGTTGGGCAGTAGAAGTGTTGTTTAAAGATGCCAAGAGCAAGCTTTTCTTTGGGAAAAATCAATCCAGAACCTTTGAGGCTACTATTTGCTTCCTAACACTATCGCTCGTTAGGTTTATCATCCTGAGCTATATGGAACGGATAAATGGTGATTTCCGTCACAAAGGCAGTCTGTATGAGGGTCTGCGTTATGAGGTCGAAGAACTGAATATTCTGGCGTTTATGGAAAAATTCATAAACCGATTATTATCAATAATTGATGGAGCAAAGGAAACATTTACAGTTTTTATGAATAAATTGGCTGGAATACAGGAAATGGTAAGGCTTTCAATACAGAATCTGATGTTTCAAAGGTGCGAAACTTGA
- a CDS encoding 4Fe-4S dicluster domain-containing protein yields MRLAMIIDKRRCYACQGCTVACKQTNATPPGTFWTKTIITEHGKFPNVHYEYMPMICNHCDDAPCVEVCPTGASKKLADGTVQVTASECIGCQACMEACPYGARYFNEEEKPTYWSEKGEQNLYEETRSKEHVYETVDKCTFCAPRRSKGLPPACVATCAGVARIFGDLDDPESEISKVFKKYNPKPYKPEEGTKPNVFYIEG; encoded by the coding sequence ATGAGACTTGCAATGATAATAGATAAAAGAAGGTGCTATGCATGTCAGGGGTGCACAGTTGCGTGTAAGCAGACAAACGCCACACCTCCTGGAACTTTCTGGACAAAAACTATCATAACTGAGCATGGAAAATTTCCGAATGTTCATTATGAATACATGCCCATGATATGCAACCACTGTGATGATGCTCCATGCGTTGAGGTTTGCCCTACAGGAGCTTCTAAAAAGCTTGCGGATGGTACAGTTCAGGTAACCGCATCTGAATGCATCGGCTGTCAGGCATGTATGGAAGCCTGCCCGTACGGCGCCAGATACTTTAACGAAGAGGAGAAACCCACTTACTGGAGTGAGAAAGGAGAACAGAACCTTTACGAAGAAACCAGAAGTAAGGAACATGTCTATGAGACTGTGGACAAGTGTACATTTTGTGCTCCAAGAAGATCAAAAGGACTTCCGCCTGCCTGTGTTGCGACTTGTGCAGGTGTTGCCAGAATCTTTGGCGATCTTGATGACCCTGAAAGTGAGATATCTAAAGTATTTAAGAAATACAATCCTAAACCATATAAACCAGAGGAAGGAACTAAACCTAATGTCTTTTATATAGAAGGCTAA
- a CDS encoding TorD/DmsD family molecular chaperone yields the protein MSDVIDIETAAAENDAEIFSLLASFYNMNPELETVVAMRGLTPELVNETEVAEALGKIKSFAEKFNEKDEDDILAVKRDWTKLFRGIAPDYGPKAPYEELYLKKRDVAGHLKKLTEIYLEAGYTTYAEHLNRQDYIGIQLDFIGTLGLLRMDALEKGDDELYVKLTDTSENFLNEHIKVWFESFYRRAQEHIQTDYFRGVLDLTLLMLR from the coding sequence ATGAGTGATGTTATAGATATTGAAACTGCTGCTGCAGAAAATGATGCTGAAATATTTTCTCTACTGGCAAGTTTTTACAATATGAATCCGGAGCTGGAAACAGTTGTGGCAATGCGTGGTCTTACCCCTGAACTGGTGAATGAGACTGAAGTGGCGGAAGCACTTGGTAAGATAAAATCATTCGCAGAAAAGTTTAATGAAAAGGACGAAGACGATATCCTCGCTGTCAAACGTGACTGGACAAAACTTTTCAGAGGTATTGCCCCGGATTACGGTCCAAAAGCTCCTTATGAAGAGCTCTACCTGAAAAAAAGGGATGTAGCAGGACATCTGAAAAAACTGACAGAGATATATCTTGAGGCAGGCTATACGACATATGCCGAGCACCTTAACCGTCAGGATTATATCGGTATCCAGCTGGATTTTATCGGAACTCTCGGGCTTTTAAGAATGGATGCATTGGAGAAGGGGGATGATGAACTGTATGTAAAGCTGACAGACACTTCTGAAAACTTTCTTAATGAACATATCAAAGTATGGTTTGAATCATTTTATCGTAGAGCCCAGGAACATATACAGACAGACTATTTCAGAGGTGTATTGGATTTGACTCTTCTTATGCTGCGATAA
- a CDS encoding GntR family transcriptional regulator, producing the protein MKVKVEKSLQSLVQKEILRIIRDRRLGPGSQIPTESELIKLIGIGRSTLREALSNLVYQGLLYKVQGKGTFIRQLPVVVKNGIDNLFSVTEAIKAVGYTPSTSRLTMETKEPDPRIAELLDIEETDQCYYLERLRRADDMIAAYCIEVLPVQVFPSDITANDFKGSIFTILNNSGHIMSHTESTLSPVVLTPRDIPELTNPLSLFLLFEEVYYNTQGKPVCYSNDYYSADVFDFRMIRKRQL; encoded by the coding sequence ATGAAGGTCAAAGTAGAAAAATCGCTGCAATCCCTTGTACAGAAAGAAATATTACGTATCATACGTGACAGACGACTTGGTCCGGGGTCACAGATTCCTACGGAAAGTGAGCTGATCAAGCTCATAGGGATAGGTCGTTCAACACTGCGAGAGGCTCTCTCTAACCTTGTCTATCAGGGGCTTCTGTACAAAGTGCAGGGGAAAGGCACTTTCATAAGACAACTTCCCGTTGTCGTAAAAAACGGTATTGACAACCTCTTCAGCGTTACCGAAGCAATCAAAGCTGTCGGATACACACCTTCAACAAGCAGGCTCACCATGGAGACAAAAGAGCCAGATCCGAGAATAGCAGAGCTGCTGGATATAGAAGAGACCGACCAATGCTACTATCTGGAGCGCCTCAGGCGGGCAGATGATATGATCGCAGCGTACTGTATAGAGGTTTTACCTGTTCAAGTTTTCCCATCCGACATCACGGCAAACGATTTCAAAGGCTCCATATTCACCATACTCAACAATAGCGGACATATCATGTCACACACAGAATCAACACTCAGCCCTGTAGTGCTGACCCCTAGGGATATTCCTGAGCTTACAAATCCTCTGTCGCTTTTCCTTCTTTTCGAAGAAGTTTACTACAACACGCAGGGCAAGCCTGTATGTTACAGCAACGACTATTACAGTGCTGATGTTTTTGATTTTCGTATGATACGGAAACGTCAGCTTTAA
- a CDS encoding OprD family outer membrane porin: protein MRFLNLVTMLVLIMTSSIAYSADTLAEAFSKGTLKGELRTFYFERDFDEATTDRADFAVGSLLYYKTAPLHGISAGLAFASSNDLGSDEDKNVYGLLATGDDGDHESYTRMQEYYIQGEWFDTVVKYGAQEINTPFMNKHDIRMSPKTYKGLSLVNNSVNGLTLSGYYITEFMGWNDDEFMSISESAGAGDDDSALLVGGIKYQLPVSVVKASVAGWQYYLEDVFQSTYFEGSVGKKIGDYNLHITPSYLTQKSQGDELVGDFDTTQYGFNAGVAAYGLSLTGFYARTPDDGVFAPWGDGKVIIQQIIAAGRADEDAYAVKLGYNFGALGLRGLDAYVFYGMYDTPESGAAASSDIDETDFSLQYKFDEDSYLKGFSVRVRYAIIDQDTAEDYNDFRVYIKYSFALSGK, encoded by the coding sequence ATGCGTTTTTTGAACTTAGTTACGATGCTGGTTCTTATTATGACCAGCTCTATTGCATATTCGGCGGACACTCTTGCAGAAGCATTTTCAAAGGGGACTTTGAAAGGGGAACTTAGAACTTTCTATTTTGAACGTGATTTTGACGAAGCTACAACTGACAGAGCAGACTTTGCCGTAGGTTCGCTTCTATACTACAAAACAGCTCCGCTTCACGGCATCAGCGCAGGGCTGGCATTTGCATCATCAAATGATCTGGGAAGCGACGAAGACAAAAATGTCTATGGTTTGCTTGCAACAGGAGATGACGGAGACCATGAAAGCTACACCCGTATGCAGGAATATTATATACAGGGGGAGTGGTTTGATACTGTAGTAAAATATGGTGCTCAGGAAATCAATACTCCTTTCATGAATAAACACGATATACGTATGAGCCCTAAAACTTATAAAGGTCTTTCTTTAGTGAATAACAGTGTTAATGGTCTCACTCTTTCAGGCTATTATATTACTGAATTCATGGGCTGGAACGATGATGAATTCATGTCAATATCAGAGTCTGCCGGTGCTGGTGACGATGACAGTGCGCTTCTTGTCGGCGGTATAAAATATCAGCTTCCTGTAAGTGTAGTGAAGGCATCTGTCGCAGGCTGGCAGTACTATCTTGAGGATGTGTTTCAGTCAACTTACTTTGAAGGGTCTGTTGGTAAAAAAATAGGTGACTATAACCTGCACATCACCCCTTCCTATCTCACTCAGAAATCACAGGGTGATGAACTTGTCGGAGATTTTGACACAACTCAGTATGGTTTTAATGCTGGTGTGGCTGCTTATGGTTTAAGCCTCACAGGCTTTTACGCCAGAACACCCGATGACGGGGTATTCGCACCATGGGGCGACGGGAAAGTTATTATCCAGCAGATTATTGCAGCAGGCAGAGCAGATGAAGACGCCTATGCTGTGAAGCTTGGGTATAACTTCGGAGCACTTGGTCTCAGAGGTCTTGATGCTTATGTCTTCTACGGCATGTATGACACGCCGGAGTCAGGTGCAGCAGCTTCATCAGATATTGATGAAACAGACTTTAGCCTTCAGTATAAATTCGATGAAGATTCTTATCTGAAAGGTTTTAGTGTGCGGGTAAGATACGCGATTATCGATCAGGACACTGCGGAAGATTACAATGACTTTCGTGTGTATATAAAATACAGCTTCGCCTTAAGCGGCAAATAA
- a CDS encoding pyridoxamine 5'-phosphate oxidase family protein, whose amino-acid sequence MSETLDFLKTNKVFYMATASQGEPHVRPMGFVMEYQNKLAFCTSNVKDMYAQMKENPNVEMCCVDKDYNTLRLCGKAVFCTSAESQQKALDVMPDLARMYSVNDGKFEIFLLEDAKAECHTMSGEKKTLTI is encoded by the coding sequence ATGAGTGAGACATTAGATTTTCTTAAAACCAATAAAGTCTTTTACATGGCAACAGCAAGTCAAGGGGAGCCGCATGTGCGTCCTATGGGGTTTGTTATGGAGTATCAGAACAAGCTTGCCTTCTGCACAAGCAATGTTAAAGACATGTATGCACAGATGAAAGAAAACCCGAATGTTGAGATGTGTTGTGTTGACAAAGATTATAACACACTGCGCCTCTGCGGAAAGGCTGTGTTTTGCACATCAGCGGAATCACAGCAGAAAGCTTTGGATGTGATGCCTGATCTTGCGAGAATGTATTCTGTAAATGACGGCAAGTTTGAAATCTTTCTGCTGGAAGATGCAAAAGCTGAATGTCATACCATGAGCGGAGAGAAGAAGACTCTGACTATCTGA
- a CDS encoding winged helix-turn-helix transcriptional regulator has product MNEKLKVCPIRYTLGVIGGKWKLPIICLLACDTPMRYGAIKKKLGDITNMMLSQSLKELEANGMVNRKQYNVIPPKVEYSLTNEAKELLGALTMFAKWGNDQIDKNENNITSGCEECQSSC; this is encoded by the coding sequence ATGAATGAAAAGCTAAAGGTATGCCCGATACGTTATACTCTGGGAGTAATAGGCGGAAAGTGGAAACTGCCCATAATATGCCTGCTTGCATGTGACACTCCAATGCGCTACGGAGCTATCAAGAAAAAACTGGGCGACATAACAAACATGATGCTGTCTCAGTCTCTGAAGGAGCTTGAAGCCAACGGGATGGTAAACAGAAAACAATACAATGTTATCCCTCCGAAAGTGGAATACTCTCTCACAAACGAAGCAAAAGAACTTTTAGGTGCACTTACTATGTTTGCTAAATGGGGGAATGACCAGATTGATAAAAACGAAAATAACATAACGTCAGGATGTGAAGAATGTCAGTCTTCCTGCTGA